A region from the Geobacter benzoatilyticus genome encodes:
- a CDS encoding GDP-L-fucose synthase family protein translates to MNKDSKIFVAGSNGLVGSALVRQLITAGYTNLVTPEINELDLTDQLAVANFFTTEAPEYVFLAAAKVGGIHANNTYPAEFIYLNLAIQINVIHQSYLHGVKRLLFLGSSCIYPRLAPQPMREEHLLTGLLEPTNEPYALAKIAGIKMCESYNRQYGTKFIAVMPTNLYGPGDNFHLDNAHVMPALIRRLHEAREARLPEVVVWGSGTPMREFLFVDDMADGCCYLMNLPEEQLKAELLNYPEPCFVNLGTGVDVTIRELAETIREVVGYQGRLTFDPSKPDGTPRKLQDVSRMEALGWQAHITLRQGIERTYAWFVDNMGRWRG, encoded by the coding sequence ATGAATAAAGACTCCAAAATTTTCGTCGCTGGTTCTAATGGATTGGTCGGATCTGCTTTGGTCCGTCAACTGATCACGGCAGGCTATACCAATCTCGTTACTCCAGAAATCAACGAGCTTGACTTAACCGATCAGTTGGCTGTAGCAAATTTTTTTACTACTGAAGCACCTGAATACGTCTTTTTGGCAGCCGCAAAGGTAGGTGGCATTCATGCCAACAACACCTATCCGGCTGAGTTTATTTATTTGAACCTCGCCATCCAGATTAATGTGATTCACCAGTCTTACCTGCATGGTGTTAAGCGCCTGCTGTTTCTAGGGTCTTCCTGCATCTACCCCAGGCTGGCACCGCAACCTATGAGAGAGGAACATCTTTTGACCGGCCTGCTGGAGCCGACCAATGAACCGTACGCCTTGGCCAAGATCGCTGGTATTAAAATGTGTGAATCTTACAACCGTCAATATGGTACAAAGTTTATTGCCGTGATGCCAACTAACCTCTATGGCCCCGGCGATAACTTCCATCTGGATAATGCTCATGTCATGCCGGCTTTGATCCGCCGCTTACATGAGGCGCGAGAGGCCCGCTTGCCGGAGGTGGTAGTCTGGGGTAGCGGCACGCCGATGCGCGAGTTCCTTTTCGTTGATGACATGGCGGATGGTTGCTGCTATCTGATGAACCTGCCGGAAGAGCAGCTTAAAGCTGAGTTACTTAACTACCCAGAACCGTGCTTCGTCAACCTCGGTACTGGTGTTGACGTGACGATTCGTGAGCTGGCCGAAACGATCCGCGAGGTGGTCGGTTACCAGGGACGGTTAACGTTTGATCCCAGCAAGCCCGATGGTACGCCACGAAAATTGCAGGATGTTTCGCGTATGGAGGCTCTCGGCTGGCAGGCGCACATTACTCTGCGTCAAGGGATTGAGCGGACTTACGCTTGGTTCGTTGACAACATGGGCCGGTGGCGCGGTTAG